The stretch of DNA TTCGTCATAAATAAATCTTCCATTATTTGTCGTAAGATTTACTACAACTTCTTCTATACCATCTAATTTTCCTATATTTCTTTCTATATTTGAAACACAAGCTTGACAATGTATGTTTTCTATTTTTAAAACTTTTTGTGATAATTTTTTAGAAATATTATTTTCTTTAAAAATTGAAGTTTTATTCTCAGTCTTTATTTCTCTTTTTTCTTCTAATTTATAGTTTTTTTTTATATCTTCTTCAATTTCATTTTCTATTCCATAACCTAATTCTACTAATTTTTCTTCTATATCTTTAACAGTCAATAGATTTTCATCATAAGAAATATCCATTATTTTAGTTGTTAAATCTACTGTAGCTTTTGATACCCCTTTAAAATTCTTAAAATTATCTTGGATTTTATTTACACACATTATGCATCCAACACCACTTAACTTAAATTTCTTTTCCATTTTACCTCCTTATAGGATACCCCCCTACTGTATTTTAACATACAATTTGATATAATGTCAAGAATGTATAAAAATAAAAAGTTAAACAAATCTATTCAAAATAAATTTATTTAACTTTTTTATTCTTATTTATCTAATTCTACTGTAAATTTTAATCTTTCTATCCCTTTTTTTATAGCATTAGCTTTAAATTTACTTATTCCTTTAATTTCTACAAGCTCATCTATGCTTGCTTCTTGAATTTTTGGTAATTCTCCAAATTTTTCTACTAAAGTTTCTATATCTCTATCATTTAATTTCCCGAACTTGCTAAGAATACGATATCCTTTAGGAGTTATTGTATTATCTAGTTTTGAAACTGTTTTTCCTAGACCTAATATTCCTGCTATTTTTGTTGTATCGAATATATCTACATCTTCTATTTCTCCCAATTCTTTTTTTACTCTTTCTATATCTTCATCTTCGTCACCTTTTAAATAATAATCACTTAAAAGTTCATCTTCTTCCTCTTCTATTCCTTTTAACAAATCTTCTAATTGAAGATTTATTAATTTTCCTTCATCACCTAATTCTTGAATACATTCATACACATATTTTTTTATTCTTTTTAACATCTCAAATTTTTGTAAAACTTCACAAACATCTTCTACTGTTACCATATCATCTAATTCTAATATAGTAAGATTTCCTAACCCTTGTTCCAATACTTTTGTATATCTTTCAACTGTATTTAAAGCTTGAGAAGCTTCGTTTGTAAGTTCTAATAAACTTTTTAATTTATAACGTTCTTCGCCTTTATATAAAGTTAATACTCTTTTTCTTTCTGAAATTGCTATGACTAACCTATTTTTTAATTGTTTTGCTGCTCTTTGAGCTGTTCTATGTCTTGTTCCACTTTCATCTGTTGTATACTCTATATTAGGCTGTAAATGAACATTAGCATATAAAATTTTAGAAACTTTTTCATCTAATATTATGGCTCCATCCATTTTAGATAATTCAAATAATCTTTCTGGTGTATATTCACACTCTAAAAAAAATCCCCCATCTATTATCTTTTGAACTTCACTATCCATTCCAACTACTATTAAAGCTCCTTTACTTCCATCTAGTATATTATCTAATCCTTCTCTTAATTTTGTACCTGGTTGAACTAAATTAAAGACATCTAACATTTTCTCTCTATTCATATACTAAATCCTTTCTAAAAACTCATCTAAGTTTTTAAGATAAATTAATTTTAAATTATATTGTTTTTTTTCTATTTCTTTTCTATTACTTTCTGGAACATAAACACCTTTAAATCCTAATTTTTCTAATTCTCTTAATCTTTTATCAATAAAAAAGACTTTTCTTATTTCACCTCTTAACCCTAATTCTCCTATAGCTGCTATCTTTTGGCTTATTTCTACATTTTTATAAACTGATAATAATGATATTAAAACTCCTAAATCAGCTGATGGGTCTTTTATTGATAAGCCTCCAGGAATATTGACAAAAACATCTTTATTCCCCAAATTTATCCCCATTCTTTTTTCTCCAATGGCCATTAAAATTTGTATTCTATTTCTATCAAATCCTTGAACAACCCTTTTAGGTATTCCTATAGGATTTCCTTCTGTTATAAGAGTTTGTATTTCTAATAAAAATACTTTTGTTCCTTCTAAAACAGGAACTATTATACTACCAATATTTTTTTCATTTCTTTCACTTATAAAATATTCAGAAGAATTTTGAATTTCTTTTAATCCATCTTCTTCCATACTAAATATCGCTATCTCATTAGTTGAACCAAATCTATTTTTTTCACTTCTAAGTATTCTATAAAAAAGTCCCTCTTCTCCTTCAAAATTAAAAACTGCATCTACCATATGTTCTAACATTTTAGGTCCTGCAACTTTTCCATCTTTTGTTATGTGTCCAACTATAAAAAAACATATATTATTTTTTTTAGCTACATCTACTATTTTTAAAGTAGCTTCACGAATCTGAGTTGGAGCTCCTGCTGTAGATTCACTATTTTCACTAAATAAAGTTTGAATAGAATCCACTATAACTACTTTTGGTTTTTTGATAGCAACATACTCATAAATCTTATCAATATTAGTTTCTGAAATTAAAAATAATTTATTATTTTTAATTCCTAATCTTTCTCCTCTATTTTTTATTTGAGCTAATGATTCTTCTCCTGAAATATAAAAGACTTCTCCATATCTTGTATACTCATTAGCCATTTGTAATAATAAAGTAGATTTTCCTATTCCTGGATTTCCAGTCAATAAAATAACTTCTCCTTGAACAAGCCCTCCACCTAATATCCTATCAAATTCTTTGACTCTAGTTTTATATCGAAAGTTATCTTCCATTTCAATTTCATTAAAAGAAATTATTTTTTTATTTATTTCTTCTTCTGAAAATATTTGTTTTGTAATTTTTTTATTTCCAACATTTATATCTTTTTCTTCTTCAATTTCTAGGCTTCCCCATTCTCCACAATTTGGACATTTCCCAAGCCATTTTACACTTTTGTATCCACATTCTTTACAAATATACATAGAATTTTCTTTTTTCATTATACCCCCTTTTATTTTGGAGCATATATTTTTCCTCTTTCCAATACTTTTTTAGCTATTTTTTCATCAACATAACACTCTACTTTTCCACCATATCTAGCTATTTCTCTAGCTGCTGTAGAACTTGTATGAATATATTCTTTCATAGCTGGAATAAATACTGTATCGACTTTTTTATCAGAAATCATATAATTTCCATCAGCAAAATATAATTCTAAGGCACAATCCTCTTGATTTCTAACTCCTCTTACAATAAAAGTAATATCTTTTTCTATTAAATAATTTACAATAAGTCCTGAATAATTATCAATCTCTATATTATCATAATCTTTTAATAATTCTTTTACCATTTCTGTTCTCTCTTCTAAAGAAAACCAATATTTTTTTTCACTATTATTGCAAACAACTACTATTAATTTATCGAACATCTGAGCTGCTCTTTTTATTACATCCTGATGTCCTAAAGTTATTGGGTCAAAACTTCCAGAATATACCCCAATCTTCATTTTTCCTCCTATTTTTCCAACGAAATTTCATATTCAAATATTTCTTCTTCTTCAAAAATTATTTGCTTATTTTTATTTTTCATATATTCATTTATAAAATCTATATATACTTCTCTTATTATTTTTAAAACTTCTTTTTTAGTTTTTACATATATTTTTTGGATATCTTTGTCCAAAGAAATTTCTTTTAACTCTTTTAGTAATTCTTTTACTATTGTTTCCGAAGATTTTATTTTCCCTTTTCCTTTACACAAAGGACATTCTTCTTCATAAAAATAACTTAAATGTCTTCCAACTCTTTTTCTTGTCATTTCAACAAGTCCTAAATCAGTAAAATGAACTATATTATTCTTTATTCTATCTCTACCTAATTCTGCTCCAAGTTGTTGTAAAACTAATTCTTTATCCTCTTCCAATTTCATATCTATAAAATCTATAATAATTATTCCACTAAGATTTCTAAGTCTTAATTGTCTTGGAATTTCTCTTGCTGCTTCTAAATTAGTATTTAAAACAGTCCTTTCTAAGTTATAACTTCCTGTATTTTTTCCTGTATTAACATCTATGCTTACTAAAGCTTCCGTTTTTTCTATAACTAAATATCCACCACAATCTAACCATACTTCTTTTTCTAAAGCATTTTTTATTTCT from Fusobacterium perfoetens ATCC 29250 encodes:
- the disA gene encoding DNA integrity scanning diadenylate cyclase DisA, which produces MNREKMLDVFNLVQPGTKLREGLDNILDGSKGALIVVGMDSEVQKIIDGGFFLECEYTPERLFELSKMDGAIILDEKVSKILYANVHLQPNIEYTTDESGTRHRTAQRAAKQLKNRLVIAISERKRVLTLYKGEERYKLKSLLELTNEASQALNTVERYTKVLEQGLGNLTILELDDMVTVEDVCEVLQKFEMLKRIKKYVYECIQELGDEGKLINLQLEDLLKGIEEEEDELLSDYYLKGDEDEDIERVKKELGEIEDVDIFDTTKIAGILGLGKTVSKLDNTITPKGYRILSKFGKLNDRDIETLVEKFGELPKIQEASIDELVEIKGISKFKANAIKKGIERLKFTVELDK
- the radA gene encoding DNA repair protein RadA; this encodes MKKENSMYICKECGYKSVKWLGKCPNCGEWGSLEIEEEKDINVGNKKITKQIFSEEEINKKIISFNEIEMEDNFRYKTRVKEFDRILGGGLVQGEVILLTGNPGIGKSTLLLQMANEYTRYGEVFYISGEESLAQIKNRGERLGIKNNKLFLISETNIDKIYEYVAIKKPKVVIVDSIQTLFSENSESTAGAPTQIREATLKIVDVAKKNNICFFIVGHITKDGKVAGPKMLEHMVDAVFNFEGEEGLFYRILRSEKNRFGSTNEIAIFSMEEDGLKEIQNSSEYFISERNEKNIGSIIVPVLEGTKVFLLEIQTLITEGNPIGIPKRVVQGFDRNRIQILMAIGEKRMGINLGNKDVFVNIPGGLSIKDPSADLGVLISLLSVYKNVEISQKIAAIGELGLRGEIRKVFFIDKRLRELEKLGFKGVYVPESNRKEIEKKQYNLKLIYLKNLDEFLERI
- the coaD gene encoding pantetheine-phosphate adenylyltransferase; translated protein: MKIGVYSGSFDPITLGHQDVIKRAAQMFDKLIVVVCNNSEKKYWFSLEERTEMVKELLKDYDNIEIDNYSGLIVNYLIEKDITFIVRGVRNQEDCALELYFADGNYMISDKKVDTVFIPAMKEYIHTSSTAAREIARYGGKVECYVDEKIAKKVLERGKIYAPK